The following is a genomic window from Ooceraea biroi isolate clonal line C1 unplaced genomic scaffold, Obir_v5.4 UnassembledTig63, whole genome shotgun sequence.
TGCCCCCACGTATGCGGGGGCTGCTCGCCGCCCAGCGAGTCAGCCGCACCCGCCCGCGTCCGTTCGGGGACCCGTCGATCCCCACCGGCCGTGGCAGCAGGCCCCTCCGGCCGCGCCGCAACGTGCCTCCCGCGATCGTCGTCGCCCCCGCGTACCTCCGTGGTTACGGTCACGCGCGCGGACCATGGGCCTTCGTACGCCGAAACGTTGACGAAGGCCAAGGCGCAGATGCCAGACATCGGTCTGGACAAGACGCGAGTGCGGTATACCAATACCGGCGCGCTATTAATAGAGGTAGGCGGCCcggaaaataaaacgaagGCCGACGCGTTGGCTGGACATCTCCGTGAGATGCTGCGGGACGGCGCCAGCGTCCGTCGCCCCGTCAAGATGGCCGAACTCCGATTCGTTGGGTTGGACGAATCGGTGACGTCAGGGGAGGTCGCGAATGTTATTGCGCAGATCGGCGAGTGTCCGGTAGATGAAGTTCGCGTGGGTGTCATCAAGCCACTGCGCAACGGTCTCGGAATCGTGTGGGCGCAGTGCCCGTTGGCGGCTGCGATTAAGGTGTCCAACCAGGGCAAGGTGCGCCTTGGTTGGATGCTCGTGCGCGCAGAACTAATGAGGGCAAAGCCGTTACGCTGCTTTCATTGTCTGGAGGTCGGCCACGTTGCGCGGGGCTGCACACGGCCCGATCGCACGGCCGTGTGCTTTAGGTGTAGTCAGCCGGGTCATAGAGCCACGGATTGCAAAGCTGCAACACCGAGTTGCATCCTTTGCCGCGAAGCCGGATTGCCCGCGGAGCATCGCGTCGGTAGCGCGCAGTGTCAGCCAGTCGTGGCCGACGCGCGAGGGGGGGGTCGGAGAGCTGCCCCGCCTGCCGGTTCCCGTCCAGCCCGCTAAATGGACATTCTGCAGTTTAACTGCAATCATTCACGCGCGGCCCAAGATCTGGCCTTTCAAACGATGGCGGAACGCGGAGTTCCCATCGCTCTGTTCGCGGAACCGTATCGGGCGGCTGGGGCCGGGACGTGGGTCACCAGCCTCGATGACACGTGCGCGTTGTTTTTGCGCTCGTCCGAGTCGGTTGCGTGCTCCTGGACGCCGCGAAATAGGGGAAACGGTTTTGTGGCGGCGGAGGTCGATGACCTCTTGCTTGTCGGGTGTTATTTTTCACCCAACAGGCCCTTGCGCGAATTCGAGCGGTTCTTGTCGTTGCTCGGGACGTCGTGCGCGTGTCCTCGCACCGTAAGCTCCTCGTGGCCGGCGATTTTAATGCGCGCTCCACAGAGTGGGGCGACACGCATACTTCAGCTCGCGGTGAGAGTCTGAGCGAGTGGGCGGCATCTTTGTCGCTTCACCTCCTCAACCGGGGTGATACCCCCACCGTAGACCGGTATCAGGGTCGTTCGATCGTCGACCTGACGTGGGGCACTTCCGCCCTTCTTCCATTCCTGTCCCGTTGGCGGGTGTTGGAGGACGAGTCCCTTTCGGATCACCGGATGATCCTTTTCCGCGTCGACAGGCCTACCGCTCGCCGGGAGCGCGATATAGTTGTTCGGGACATCCGCTGGGCCCTCAAAAAGCTGGACCGTGAGAAACTCGACACCATGATGGCATTTGCGGCGTGGTCTGCGGGTGCTGGGGATGACGATGTGCCTGTCGGCGTTCAGGCGTCGGATCTGGTGGCGAAAGTCACGGATCTGTGCGACGTAGTCATGCCTCGTGTCCGCGGTGCCCCGGGTCGCCGTGGTGTCTATTGGTGGGACGGGGATCTCTCCGCAGCTCGCTCGGCGGCCAACGCCGCCCGTCGCCGGTATACGCGTGCTCGTCGGGGTGGGAACGCCGCGCGGGTAGCATTGGCGCGTGCGGCGTACGTTGCCGCGCGCCAGTCGTATAAGCAACTGATCGTCCGCGCCCAGGAGCGCGCCTGGGCGGAGTTGCTCGCGCAGGTGGATACGGATCCTTGGGGCCGGCCCTATCGCGTTGTACTAAAGAAATTGCGGAGTTCGAGCGGGCCCGCACCCCTCGCGCTCATGTCGCCGCCTGACGCGCGCCGCGTTATTGCCGCGTTATTTCCCCCCGCGTCGGGTGCTTTAGTCCCGCGTGTCGCCGAAGACCCTTTGGCACGGCCTCGGTCGGAGCCGGGTGACGCGTCACATGAGATCACCGCAGCGGAGGTCGCGAGGTGTCTCACCAGGGTCGGTACACGTCCTACCGCTCCTGGCCCGGACGGTATCCCTGGGTTAATTTGGCGGCATTTAATTCGTTCGGTTCCTGACGCGATTCTTCCGACCTTGAATCGGTGCATTGCCGCGGGTGTTTTCCCCGCTCGCTGGAAGCAGGCCAAACTGGTCTTGCTGCAAAAGAGCGGGCGCCCGGCTGGTGATCCCGGTGGGTACCGGCCCATCTGCTTATTAGATGAGGCCGGCAAGGTTCTTGAGCGAGTTCTCGCTCTGCGCCTCACGCAGCATGTCGCTGATCGCGGCGGAATTAGCCCGCACCAATATGGTTTTTGCGTCAATCGGTCGACATGTGACGCACTTCGCTTCGTCGTAAATACGGTTCGGTCTTATACCGCCGAGGGTGGGCTTTGTGTCGGGATTTCGCTCGACATAAAGAACGCGTTTAACACCCTTCCGTGGCCGGTTATTATGGCGGCGCTAGAGGAGTGGCGCGTGCCCGCCTACCTCTTGACGCTTTTCCGTTCGTACCTGTCCGACCGGTGGGTCTACGCGGTGTTAGGCGACGGCTCCGTTGTTCGGCATCGGGTCGAATGCGGAGTTCCCCAAGGCGCAGTCCTAGCCGCGCTTCTCTGGATCGTGACATACGACCAGGTGTTGCGAACGGCGCTGCCGCCCGATTGTCACGTGTCCGGCTTCGCCGATGATACCACCATCCTCGTGGGTGGTCGCGACGagcgcgagatacgcgcgcgtgcaacttTTGCAGTCTCGCGGATTTTAGGAGCTATTCGCCGCTTGGGTTTGCAGGTCGCGCCTCAGAAGACGTCCGCCGTGGTCTTCGGAGGCCCTGCTCCGTTGCTGTTGGAGCGCGGGCTCCCCGTAGACGACGTGGTGGTGCAGTTCACCCCCGTCATGAAAAGTTTGGGTGTCCAGCTGGACAGTAGACTGACTTTTGTTCCGCACGCCGAGTACGTCGTCGCAAAGGCAACCGCGGTCGCGAACGCGTTGTCCCGACTGATGCCCAATCTCCGTGGGCCCAGCGAGGACAAACGTCGATTGTACGTGTACACGGTTTTGGCAGTCCTGTTGTACGCGGCCCCCGTGTGGGCGCAGCATGGTCTGCCACGCGTCGTGAAAACGCTGATGACTCGCGTTCATCGGCGTTTGTGTGCCCGGGTCGTATCCGCGTATCGGACAGCCTCGGACACCGCGGTAGGAATATTGGCCCGCGTGCCTCCGATTGAGTGCCTCGTGGACGGCCGTACGTGGGGCTACGACCAAATGACATTGGTCAAGGGGAAGCAGTATGCTGTGACCCCCGTCGCGCAGCCGGCTCGGGCTGAAGTTCGCCGCCAGGTGTTGGACCGGATCCGAGAGCGCTGGAAGACATCCCTGCAAGAGATGACCCCTGCAGATCCTGGGGCACGGTGTCGGCGTCTGCTCCTTCCAGTCATCGACCGATGGCTCGATCGGCGATTCGGACGCGTCAATTACAGCCTGACGCAATGGTTCACCGGACATGGCGCCTACAACTCCTTCCTGGCCCGTATCGGCCGGAGGGACGGGCCAGAGTGCCCCTATTGTCGTGAGTCTCCCGAGGACGCTACCCACGTTGTAGTAACATGTCCCGCTTGGACTGCTTACAGATCCACCATCGATCTACACGACGTTGGCCCCTTGGAGGCTGAGAGGCGTCTGGTCAACACCGCGTTGGCCAGCAGGAACGACTGGAGCCGCGTGGTGGAGCTTATCTCCACCATCATCACGCTCCGCGAGGCGGATGGCCGCGAAGAGGAGCAGCGGCTGGAGGCTGCCCGTGCAGCAGTCTTAGGGGGCGCGGTGTAGTTCACCGACCCAGCAGCATGGCCGCCTGTGGTGTTGGTACGGTCTTGGTTAGGGCGGGCCATGTTGCCCGGTCTCGATGGGGTATCTCGACCTTCTTATGGACGTGCGCAGTCCGGGTGGGGGGAGCGATGGCTGAACCTCCTGGGAGCTAGGGTGGCTCACAGGGGGAGTAGGTCGCACAATATCGCTCTTTTTAGCCGGGTGCGCGGAACCGGCGGGGGGCCCTGATGTCATGCGCATTTTAGTTCCGGGGTCCCTTGCGAGTGGTTTGGTTGGtgggatataaaaaaaaaaaaaaaaaaaggttaggttaggttaggttaggttaggttaggttaggtaggttaggttaggttaggttaggtaggttaggttaggttaggttaggttaggttaggttaggttagttaggttaggttaggttaggttaggttaggttaggttaggttaggttaggttaggttaggttaggttaggttaggttaggttaggttaggttaggttaggttaggttaggttaggttaggttaggttaggttaggttaggttaggttaggttaggttaggttaggttaggttaggttaggttaggttaggttaggttaggttaggttaggttaggttaggttaggttaggttaggttaggttaggttaggttaggttaggttaggttaggttaggttaggttaggttaggttaggttaggttaggttaggttaggttaggttagttagttaggttaggttaggttaggttaggttaggttaggttaggttaggttaggttaggttaggttaggttaggtttaggttaggttaggttaggttaggttaggttaggttaggttaggttaggttaggtttaggttaggttaggttaggttaggttaggttaggttaggttaggttaggttaggttaggttaggttaggttaggttaggttaggttaggttaggttaggttaggttaggttaggttaggtttaggttaggttaggttaggttaggtttaggttaggttaggttaggttaggttaggttaggttaggttaggttaggttaggttaggttaggttaggttaggttaggttaggtttaggttaggttaggttaggttaggttaggttaggttaggttaggttaggttaggttaggtttaggttaggttaggttaggttaggttaggttaggttaggttaggttaggttaggttgttaggttaggttaggttaggttataggttaggtttaggttaggttaggttaggttaggttaggttaggttaggtaggttaggtttaggttaggttaggttaggttaggttaggttaggttagggttaggttaggttaggttaggttaggttcccCTCAGGGGCCTGCTACGGTGTAGCAGGTACGGGAATTGACGTTCCCGGGGGCACCCGAGTCACGGTATGAGTGTATGAATGAATGGGCCCCGGTCGGCCCGCTGTGGATATTCCCCGCAGACTAGCCAAGGGGGGAGTAGTAGGCCCCCCGACCGTGCCGCTCGTTGCCGGCCAGGTACCAGGCCTCTTCTCCCCGGGGCGTCGGGCAGTGCGCCCGACGTCGCGGGGCGAATGCGGAACGTGGGAGCCCGCTGGTTCGACCGCCGGGGGCTTGCCCCTGGCGATCGGCCCGGCGGGGGCGCCCTGTGGTGGGGCGCCGTCGGCGGCGGGCGGAGGATCGGAGCCAATGCGGGGGTTGAAGCGTCGGTGCCGGGCGGGGGAGCGGGGGAGCACTCGGCCAGTGTCTCCCCATAACCGCGTGGCTGCCAGGCGGTGGTGAGTGCACTGGAGCCGTCCGGGTCGGGGCCGTGTAGGACCCCGTTCGGATCGGGGCCTGCACGTCGTCGCCGGACGTAAAGCCCCAAAATTTTGTATCGGGGGCCGGCTTCACCGGTAACCCCACCCTCTTTCGGCTCTCGGTGGGACTAGGGTTGGCCACCCGAAAACCGCCTCTCGGCTGTCCCACACTTCATTAGGGAAAATTTACCGGGGGAAGGTTCCCCACTGCGGTGGGGACGCCATGATGGCCGAACCCGAAGAATTTCAACATGCGCTATGGATAAAGCTATTTCTTTTTCGGGGGAAACGGGGGGGAAGACGGGCGCGGAGGCGCCGGAGGGCGTGGACGAGGAGGCGTGGGAGTCGCCTCGAGAGGTGGTGCTGGTGTCGGACGTTGAGGAGGGGGTCTCGCTGAGGGCCATTTTGGACCCGGCGgcggcctcctcctccgcggCCGACGGTAGCCGCGGGGGCACGCGACGACCGCGGACCCGCCAAATGGCGAGGAGGGGGGgatcgagcgcgcgatcgGGCAGTCGGGCCGGTCGGGTCAGCCGGGATAGTTCCCGGGACTCGGCTGCCTCGACGACGTGCGACGTGGCGTCCCTTCCGGGGGACGTCGACACCGACGCGTCGGCGAGCGAGACGGGGAGGAAGCGCAAGCGCGGGAGGCCCCCTACCACCGGGGAGTACGTCGGCCTGGCGGAGGCCAAACGCGCCGCCAGGGAGGAGGAGCGGCTGTCGAGGGAGTGGGAGCGGGAGAAGGAAGTCCTCGCCTCCATTCCCTCGCCAGCCGACAAGAGGGAGCGCGAATCCTGGGAAGTCCAGGTGGAGCGCTTTCGGGAGTGCCCGTCACCCGACATCACCGCTCGGGTGATGGAGCACCTCGAAACCGTGGTGAAGGTCGCCAAGAACTCGGGCCACCTTCAGGGCCCGTATGTCAGGGCCCTGAAGGAGGCCGCGGCGGGCATCAGGGCGGCGCTCACCGTCACTGCTGAGAGGAGGGGCGCCGGAGCCCCTTCTCTCAGCACGGAGAACGCCGCCCTGAGGGGGGAGGTGGAGTCCCTCAAATCGCAGGTGCGCGAACTGAGGGACACCATCTCCCTCATGGGACGGGCGACCGCGGGGGACGGGGGGGAGAGCCAGCGGGTGGCTGACTCTCCCGTCCTGCGCGTCAGGGGGCGGAGGCTGGTGACTCCGCCGAGGAGCCCGGCGACATCGGAGGCAGGACTCCGGACCGAGACCACCCCGCAGAAGGGGGGAGGTCCTCCCGCCGAAAGGGAGGACCCCCTGGTCTCCATGGAGGCCAGAATTATGGCCTCCATGGGGACCATGGTCTCGCGGATCGTCGCGGAGGCGGTGGCGCCCCTGGTGAGGCGcggcgcgagagagggagcggAGCCGACCCCCCAAACAGGACCGGAGGAGCCAGGCAACGGCGGGAcggcaaagaagaagaagaaaggtaAGAAGGGGGGTGGTGGGGCGAGCGGAGCCCCGCCTGCCCTTAACCCCCCTCCGGCAGAGCAGCGGCCCAGTTCGGCGGTGGCCGGCCCGGCTAGCCGAGTTCCAGCCGGCGAGGAGGAGCAGCCGTGGTCGACGGTGGTGGGCAGGAGGGCCGCGAGGCCAACCGCCCAGCCACCGGCCCCCGCGGGTAAGGGCAAACCCGTGCCGGGCAAACCCGCCCCAGGTAGGGGGGCCAGCGGGGGGGGCAAACCCGCGACGGGCAAACCCTCCCCGCCCGGCGGTCGACCCGGCGCGAAGGGGCCGAAGCCCCCTAAGTCGCCCAAGACGG
Proteins encoded in this region:
- the LOC113563531 gene encoding collagen alpha-1(I) chain-like, with the protein product MDKAISFSGETGGKTGAEAPEGVDEEAWESPREVVLVSDVEEGVSLRAILDPAAASSSAADGSRGGTRRPRTRQMARRGGSSARSGSRAGRVSRDSSRDSAASTTCDVASLPGDVDTDASASETGRKRKRGRPPTTGEYVGLAEAKRAAREEERLSREWEREKEVLASIPSPADKRERESWEVQVERFRECPSPDITARVMEHLETVVKVAKNSGHLQGPYVRALKEAAAGIRAALTVTAERRGAGAPSLSTENAALRGEVESLKSQVRELRDTISLMGRATAGDGGESQRVADSPVLRVRGRRLVTPPRSPATSEAGLRTETTPQKGGGPPAEREDPLVSMEARIMASMGTMVSRIVAEAVAPLVRRGAREGAEPTPQTGPEEPGNGGTAKKKKKGKKGGGGASGAPPALNPPPAEQRPSSAVAGPASRVPAGEEEQPWSTVVGRRAARPTAQPPAPAGKGKPVPGKPAPGRGASGGGKPATGKPSPPGGRPGAKGPKPPKSPKTAAVVITAADGDYKGAVEKAQKGVDIDALGIAAPRVRRALTGALIYEIPGPESATKADELASRLEKVFEGSGVRVTRPLKKVELRVRRLDDAATEESVSRAVAAAGGCDPRDVEVGPIQRSPDGLGTSWIRLPAQAGGKVADLGRIRVGWAWAPITVLEPRPLMCYRCLAKGHVQATCPSREDRRDLCYRCGAAGHRARGCAADPKCPLCTGLGRRADHRLGSAACAPPSKGGKSGVQRGSETAAQGGARPTEAAPRPQRVASPAPRQAAPSAGAALEPTPADGDKGGPAPPREEEPKPRRVTRSMGKKKAEEKDDDGARGLEEPAMDVE